The Candidatus Paceibacterota bacterium genome has a window encoding:
- a CDS encoding CYTH domain-containing protein: protein TTQEASSGVTHLSIIKNPMLLPNGSEAFDKKIRDAFGAICRIVGHPVPLEIERKYLVTAAVNVKDFVPTAEMVVITQFYLPHDGSEHLQRIRKRVHRDHTAYFLTEKIPVKHGVVIEKEKLITEDEYEQFFKKRDQKLFVIEKNRWCFIWQNQYFEYDEFLGDCSGLYELEIELTEEQQEVALPDFFTTAGIQEVTGNERYSNYFLARIPYRGPGAT from the coding sequence AAACGACTCAGGAAGCGTCGAGTGGGGTGACGCATCTCAGTATTATCAAGAATCCGATGCTCCTTCCCAATGGATCTGAGGCTTTTGATAAGAAAATTCGCGACGCCTTCGGTGCGATTTGTCGGATCGTTGGTCATCCTGTCCCACTGGAAATCGAAAGAAAGTATCTCGTGACAGCGGCTGTCAATGTCAAGGATTTTGTCCCGACAGCTGAGATGGTCGTAATCACTCAATTCTATTTGCCGCATGATGGGTCGGAACATCTCCAGCGGATACGAAAAAGAGTTCATCGCGACCACACTGCGTATTTCCTGACGGAAAAAATCCCAGTCAAGCATGGGGTGGTAATTGAAAAGGAAAAATTGATCACCGAGGATGAATACGAGCAGTTTTTCAAAAAACGAGATCAAAAATTGTTCGTTATTGAAAAAAATCGCTGGTGTTTCATCTGGCAAAATCAATACTTCGAGTACGACGAGTTCTTGGGCGATTGCTCGGGACTTTACGAACTGGAGATTGAGCTGACAGAGGAGCAGCAGGAGGTTGCCCTCCCCGATTTCTTTACCACTGCAGGCATCCAGGAAGTAACCGGGAATGAACGGTATTCAAACTACTTCCTAGCCCGCATCCCCTACCGAGGCCCTGGAGCGACCTAA